The genomic interval ATATTCCCTCAATATAATTCGGCGGCGAAGATGCTTTCGCTCAGCCTTGCAGAGCTGGAAGAACTCATCCGTGATTGCGGTCTCTTTCACAGCAAAGCGAAAAATATTTTGGCGGCGTGCCGTATCATCGAAGAAGAATTCGGCGGTGAAGTGCCCGATACGTTTGATAAGCTCATCACGCTCCCCGGTGTAGGACGCAAGACAGCCAATGTCATGCTCAGCGTTTGCTTCGGCGTGCCTGCGCTTGCCGTCGATACGCACGTATTTCGTGTATCGAACCGCACGAAGCTTGCCAAGGGCAATACCCCTGTTGAAGTAGAAGAGGGATTGATGAAGGTCATTCCGCGCGAAGCGTGGGGCAATGCACATCATTGGCTCATCTGGCAT from Selenomonadales bacterium carries:
- the nth gene encoding endonuclease III, coding for MRMTKKIKAEMLALLEAEYGNTGTALNYNSPFELLIAVILSAQCTDVRVNVITARIFPQYNSAAKMLSLSLAELEELIRDCGLFHSKAKNILAACRIIEEEFGGEVPDTFDKLITLPGVGRKTANVMLSVCFGVPALAVDTHVFRVSNRTKLAKGNTPVEVEEGLMKVIPREAWGNAHHWLIWHGRKVCRARNPLCTNCVVRDLCPSREEK